DNA from Aggregatimonas sangjinii:
TTCATGTTATAGGTGAAAAACAGGGCGTAAAGATATCTTTTTAACGATCCGATAGCAATTCTGTGATATGGGTTTCCCAAATATTCATTATCTCGTCCGCCTCATACGCCTTCGACGATGCCAACGCCTTTTCGCTTAATGATGTTCGCAATTCTTCGCTTTTCATCATTTTCTCTAGATAGTACTCCAGTTTATTTTGCGACCCGACGGGTATCAAAAAGCCATTTTCGCCGTGTGCTATCAACTCGGATGGACCGTGGGGACAATCTGTTGAAACGCTAGGCACCCCAAAATACAGTGCTTCTATCAGAGCGTTCGGAAATCCTTCCGATTTTGAGGTAAAGGCGAAGATATCGGCATGGTTGTAAAAATCCCAAATTTTTTGCTGGCTTCCGACCAGCTCGATTTGGGTCTCGATAGCCAATTCCTTAGCCAAATTTCTATAGTTTGCCTCTTCGTCTCCTTCGCCGACTATGATGACCTTCCAGCCTTGGTTTTCAACCCTCGAAAAGGCCTTAATCAGCAAATCTTGGGATTTGTTCTTATCCAGCCTGCCAACGCTCAGGATGTTTTTGATTTCTTTTTTTTCCGGTCGGGGCACTATTCGCTTCGCTGCCAATTCTTTTGACAACGGGTTGGGAACGATATGCACCTTCTCTGCTGGGGTAAACGCCTTATAGAACTTACCGTTGGCTTTGGTTTGCACAATTAAAAGGGAACAAAATCGGTACGTTAGGTTGCGCAGTATTTTCCAAAACCGGGTAGGGGGGTTCGCTACGGGGTTATTTCGTTCGCTAATGATACAGGGTAATTTACTTTGCTTGGCGGCCAAAATAGAAAAGATGTTGACCACGGTCATAAAGCTGACCACTAAATCTACCTTATTGTCCCTGATAAGTTGTTTTAAGGTTTGTAAGGTATTGAAGTATTCTCGTATTCGATTAAGACCGGACGAAGAACTTTCTGCTGAGAGATTGCAGTGAAGATGTTGTATTTCAGGGTGTAAAGGGTAAAAAGAAGGATGGTCTTTCAATGTAATGATAATCACATTGTACTTTTTGCAAAGGTGATTGGCCAAGGTAGTCAAAACCCTTTCTGCACCACCGTGCAAAAGTATATAAGTGACAAATGCAATCGTCTTTTTGGCCATATTTCGTTGCGTATCTTATAGGTTTATTCTAATGAGCGCCGCCTTTCAACCACCTATTGATTCTTACCAAAGCGTTATACCATTTAACCGGCGTATATTGAGCAATTCGCAATGATATACTCGAATTTTCAGCATCTACATACTTGGCAAATTCTTTTTTAATTTGTTGGCGGTGTACCTGTTTGGGATCTACTTTGTGGTTATGATTAATACCCTTATAATTCATTAAAAGCATTTCTGTAACAAAGCGCTTCGTAATACTTTTCAGGGAATCATACTTGGGGTCATTATTAATTTTTTCGTTGACAAATCGCGCAGCTTCCAGCGAATCAAGGCTTTTTAGCTTGTACGGCCCCCTGGTAACACTATCGCCCAAGTTAAAGTAATTATAAAATGGATCGGATATAAAGACCAAACTGTCGATGCTATCGATCAACGTAACGGCAAAGTATACATCTTCGGCCATGACCCCCTCTTTAAATCGAAGGTCGCCGATGACATCCCTGCTGTATAAGCGTGTGCAGGCAGAAAAATCCTGGTTTGCGATAATTCTGGTCATCGCGGTCAAACTATCCTGAATTTCTACTTTTCTGTCGTGTTCGGGCTTTTTGTAGGTATCCTCAAAACGATTTACAAGATTACATTCAACAACTCCCTGACTATGGGTGGTCATTAACTTCATCATTTCGAAATACATTTCACGGTCTAACCAATCATCGCTATCCACAAAAGCAATATAATCGCCAGTGGCATTGTTTAAACCATTGTTTCGTGCGCCACTGGCTCCTTTATTTTCCTGATGAAAAACCTTTATGCGCTCATCCTTTTTTAGGTAATCGTCACAGATTTGCGGACAGAGGTCGGGTGAACCGTCATCTACAAGTATAACCTCTAAGTTGGTATACGTCTGGTCAAGTATACTATCGACACAACGGTGCAAGTATTTTTCAGCTTTGTAGACCGGTACGATAACACTGATTTTGTCGTTACGTTTCATTAATACTTCAAGTGTTTACTAAATAAGTTAATGATGTGAATTGGTTGTCTTGGTCAAACGTGCTAAGTGTGGAATAACTTCAATGCTCGATTCTCCACTTTCCGGGCTTTGACGACGCTTTTATAAGTTGCTTTTATATATCAAAATATTCCGCACGTCTTTTTCAACACTTATTGTTTTCAGTAGCGAGAATTTATTTTCCAACAAAAAATTGAAAGTGTGATAGAATTGATAACCAGGGGTTCCCTGTTTGATTTGATCAACGACCAAATACTTCATTTTCCCTTGATGCCTTTGTATAGAATCTTCAAGATCGGGTTCCGAGATATTGTGTATCCAATTAAATAATAAAAGGCATTCGAATGAATTTTCGGTGATATCGTTTAGCCCACCTACTTTATAGGTCACTTCATCGTACATCTCGCTCGCCGCCTGAATCACTTTTGGGTCGATATCGTAACCGATTTTGGTCTTTACATTCGTATGCACGAGGATTTCCCCAAAACCACATCCTACTTCGACAATTGAATCGAGACCAAGGTTGCTCAATTCGTTGGCAAGTTGAAATTTGTAAGGCCTATTGTAAATGTTATTTTCTACATGCCATACATCAAACCCATACTTTTCCCAAGATTTTTTCAGTTGGGCACGTTTGTTCAAAAACTGGATTTTGTAAATGATTTTTTTGAAGATATTCATGATGGTTCAATTTTTCTAGCAAATGGAGGGGTACCTTGTTCGAGCGCTTTGATTCGGCCATCCCCAAATATTCAATTTCTTAATTTCAGTCGTTGTTTATTCAGTTTGTAAAACATTCGATATCCCCAAAAGGGCAAGGTGTTTATAAGCTTTATATAGGGGTTTAAATAAGGTTTTTTCGAATTTTCAATGATTAGACTTCTCATCTTTTTCAAATTATCCTTTGAAGGATCAAGATGCGGATTTTCCAATAGGGAATGGAAATGATATTGCAGATTACCAAGATAGTTTTTTCGCAAGATTTCTTTGGCTCTTGGTGTCTTTGCTATATTAAAGAAGTTCTCCATGGCTCGTTTGATGACCCAAAAGCCATCCAGTTTCTTTTGACCATAATTGCTTCTCATAATACTTTCGCCTTCTTGGGAATAGTAATAAAGCGCCAGTGGTATAAATCCTAACTTGTCGATTTTTTGGTACACTTGGGATAGGAAGAGTATGTCTTCGTATATCTTATCCTTTTCGAATTGAATATCCTTTATCAGGTCATAGGCGTACAGTTTGTTCCAGACATTGTAAAAACCAGGGTAAACGATTCGTTCAAATGCCGTATCAAGAGGCTCGACGATTACTTTGTCTTCCTGCTCAAAGTAGGTTGACTCTCCTTTCTGTAAAGAACATTCCACCACTTGAAGTTTGTGGGCAAGCATTGCCTTTAGGAGTAATTCGTACATTTTCGGGCGTATGTAGTCGTCACTATCAACACAACCAAAATAGGTTCCTGTAGCTACCTTAATACCATTGTTTCGGGCCATGCTAAGGCCTTGATTTTCTTGGTGTATAACCTTGATGCGGTCATCTTTTTTAGCATACTCGTCACATATGGCACCGCAACTGTCCGGAGAGCCATCGTTTACAAGAATAATTTCCAGATTGGTGTAGGTTTGCGCGATCACACTATCAACACACTGGTGTAGGGTGTCTTTTACCTTGTAGACTGGAATAACTACCGATATTTTAGGGGATGCCAAATCCATTCTTTTATCCTTTTCGTTTTACGACCCTGTCAATCAAATCCTTAAACCCTTTTGCAAAGAAAAACATACACGGTAGTAGTACAACTAATAATATAACGTTTAATTGTATTGCGTACAGAAACCAATTAAGATAGGTGTCCGGGACAGTACTTACTATAATATCCTTTAAGTAGCTAACCGCGAAAGCTGGAATCAATATGGCGAGCAGAAGTTTTATGAAATACCCCCAAAAATTTTGCAAAACGCTTTTTTTAAACCCGCTGGAGAACAAATAATAAGGTTTCCAGAAGACGAGAATGCTCGTAACACTTATGGTCGTACCGAAAATAATTCCCTTTATTCCCCAAATCATTCCACAAAAGATGGAGATGCCCAGATTTAAGACAATCTCTACAATCGGAGCCCAAGTATCTTTATAAAGACCGTAGGCATGTATAAAGGTATCGATGGGCATTCTAGCCACCAGGACAAAATAGTTGATGGCCATTAAAATAATGATATCGTGTTCCAATACATACTTTTCCCCAATCCATATAACGATAAAAGAATCAATAAGGTAATATAGGTTAAGTGCAGTAAAGCCCGCCATAAAAAAGCGCAGCGTCATCATCTCCCAGAATACTTTACCGATTTGTTTTGGATTGTTTTCGGCTATTAGATTGCCTACACCGGCATTGAGACCCGAAAACATTTTACCCACTATGTTCTGCAACATGGTGAATATTATCAGATAGTTCTGGTAGAATGCAACACTTGTAACACTTACCAGCGCGAAAATTAAAAGCTGATCGGTACCATAGGTGACGAAAGCCGATATTTTGTGTACGAATACGCGCTTGATGGTCACAATGATATCCTTAAAATCGGCTAGAACCTCTTTCGTGGTCTTTAGATTAAAGTCAAGCCAAGGATACTGCTGTTTTAAACGGTAGCGAATGATGAAACTATAAATAATCGAGAATACAAGTTCCAAGGAAATCCATAGGTATAGGTTCGCGTAGTAGTACGCAATGGCCGTTTGCAGAATAAGCCTGATGATATTAGAGGTCTGCAGGTAAGAAGTAATGATATACTCTTTCTGATCGGCCTGTAGCAGGGTCTGATGAAAATTGACCAGATAGCCCAGTAGGGAGGAAAATAAAAAGGCGTAGAAACAATAAAGTATCAATCCGAGTGAAAAGGAAGTGTTCTCAAAGGAGTATCCAATAAAAAAAGAGTAGATGATGGCGATGCTCAGGACCAACAGAGCGACCCTTTTGTAAAGGAATCCCATCAAGGATACTATTTTGTTCAATTGCTCCCTGTCATTGTCAAGCAATGGCTTATACAGGGCAAAGCCTATGGCCGTGCCAATGCCGAGTTCCGCTAAGTTTAGAAAGCCTAAAATACTTTGGAGCGTACCTACCACGCCCAAGAATTCCGCACCCAGGTAATCTAAAAAGATTTTTCTACTGAAAAACCCCACAAAGGTATACAGCAGATAAAATATCAAATTTACCTTGATATTCTTAAGTGCATAGTTTACCCTTGACATAGGAAGCTATATAAGGTTGGCATCATTTGTCTTTTGTACATCTTGCGGACCACACCCTGAAAATTAGAGAATTACAGTGTCGGGCAATCAAAATCGAAGATTTAAGCTCGCTTTTTACAATCTCGCGTGCACTTGATCTGGTGCTAAGATGCCTTTTACATCGTATAATACACCGTCTTTTTTTAACAGCGATTTCAAATCCATCTGCAAAAACTCTTTATGTGCCACGGTAAGTACCACCGCATCGAATTTTTTGTTCGGTATACTTTTTTGGGTAGTCAATTTATACTCGTGCTCCACTTCTTCAGGGGAGGCCCAAGGGTCAAGTATGTCGAGGTGGGCACCATAGCTTTTTAGATTATTGATAACATCTACGGCTTTGGTATTTCGAACATCAGGACAGTTTTCCTTAAACGTTATCCCAAGTACTAGAATATCGGCACCTTTAACCTTGATGTCTTGCTGTACCATTAGTTTGACCACTTCGGCAGCTACGTATTTGCCCATACCGTCATTCATGCGTCTACCGGCGAGTATAATTTCAGGATGATAACCATATTGCTGTGCTTTTTGCGCCAAATAATACGGGTCAACACCAATGCAGTGACCGCCTACCAAGCCGGGCTTAAAAGGAAGGAAATTCCATTTTGTTCCTGCCGCTTTCAATACATCGTGGGTGTCAATATCCATAAGGTTGAATATTTTCGCCAACTCGTTTACGAAAGCGATATTGATATCCCTTTGCGAATTCTCAATGACCTTAGCGGCTTCGGCCACTTTGATCGTAGGAGCCAAATGAGTACCAGCAGTAATTACAGAGGCATAAAGAGCATCTACTTTTTTTCCTATTTCGGGGGTCGAACCTGAGGTTACTTTCAATATTTTTTCGACCGTATGCTCCTTGTCGCCCGGATTGATACGTTCGGGAGAGTAGCCGACAAAGAAATCCTCATTGAATTTAAGACCACTTACTCTTTCAAGGACCGGAACGCACTCATCTTCTGTTACACCGGGATAAACGGTAGATTCATAAACTACGATGTCACCTTTTTTAAGAACGGAACCTACGGTCTCGCTCGATTTGTACAAAGGAGTGAGTATTGGCCTATTGGTACTGTCGACAGGAGTAGGAACGGTAACCACATAATAATTACAATCTTTAATATCATCGAGTTGGTTAGAACAATATAGGCCTTTGTCGTTGGCAGGCGAATCTTGTAACACAGCCTTCAAAACATCGTCTTCAACCTCAAGAGTACTATCCGTACCCGAGCGTAGTTCAGCTATCCGTTCCGAATTGATGTCAAATCCGACAACCGAATATTTTGTGGCGAATAAACGCGCTAACGGCAATCCGACGTACCCTAATCCTATAACTGCTATCTTAATATTGCTCATAAAATATCTATTTCTTACCTATTTGGTAGTATTCGAAACCATTTTTCAGTAGAGAAGAATGGTTGTATTGGTTCCGCCCATCAAAAATGATAGGTTGTTTTAGCTTTAATTTGAGTTCTTCAAAATCCGGGGACCTGAATTCCTTCCATTCCGTAAGCAATATCATCGCATCCGAATTTGGCAGTGTCTCGTATTTTGAATCAAAGTACGTTACATTCTTAACGTCCTTTAGATAAAAATGTTGGGCTTCACCCATAGCTTTAGGGTCATAAGCCTTTATTTTCGCTCCTCTTTTGACTAATTCCTTAATGATATAGATGGCGGGTGCTTCTCTCATATCATCGGTTTCCGGTTTGAAGGCAAGACCCCACACGGCAAATGTCTTTCCGCTCAAGTCCTCACCAAAACGACCGATTACCTTGTTCGCTATCACCAGTTTTTGACTATCGTTTACGTCTTCTACAGAAGTAATTAACCTTGCGGTGTAGCCGTGTTCCTCGGCGGTCTTCTTCAACGCCTTGACATCTTT
Protein-coding regions in this window:
- a CDS encoding nucleotide sugar dehydrogenase, which codes for MSNIKIAVIGLGYVGLPLARLFATKYSVVGFDINSERIAELRSGTDSTLEVEDDVLKAVLQDSPANDKGLYCSNQLDDIKDCNYYVVTVPTPVDSTNRPILTPLYKSSETVGSVLKKGDIVVYESTVYPGVTEDECVPVLERVSGLKFNEDFFVGYSPERINPGDKEHTVEKILKVTSGSTPEIGKKVDALYASVITAGTHLAPTIKVAEAAKVIENSQRDINIAFVNELAKIFNLMDIDTHDVLKAAGTKWNFLPFKPGLVGGHCIGVDPYYLAQKAQQYGYHPEIILAGRRMNDGMGKYVAAEVVKLMVQQDIKVKGADILVLGITFKENCPDVRNTKAVDVINNLKSYGAHLDILDPWASPEEVEHEYKLTTQKSIPNKKFDAVVLTVAHKEFLQMDLKSLLKKDGVLYDVKGILAPDQVHARL
- a CDS encoding lipopolysaccharide biosynthesis protein, producing the protein MSRVNYALKNIKVNLIFYLLYTFVGFFSRKIFLDYLGAEFLGVVGTLQSILGFLNLAELGIGTAIGFALYKPLLDNDREQLNKIVSLMGFLYKRVALLVLSIAIIYSFFIGYSFENTSFSLGLILYCFYAFLFSSLLGYLVNFHQTLLQADQKEYIITSYLQTSNIIRLILQTAIAYYYANLYLWISLELVFSIIYSFIIRYRLKQQYPWLDFNLKTTKEVLADFKDIIVTIKRVFVHKISAFVTYGTDQLLIFALVSVTSVAFYQNYLIIFTMLQNIVGKMFSGLNAGVGNLIAENNPKQIGKVFWEMMTLRFFMAGFTALNLYYLIDSFIVIWIGEKYVLEHDIIILMAINYFVLVARMPIDTFIHAYGLYKDTWAPIVEIVLNLGISIFCGMIWGIKGIIFGTTISVTSILVFWKPYYLFSSGFKKSVLQNFWGYFIKLLLAILIPAFAVSYLKDIIVSTVPDTYLNWFLYAIQLNVILLVVLLPCMFFFAKGFKDLIDRVVKRKG
- a CDS encoding class I SAM-dependent methyltransferase, which encodes MNIFKKIIYKIQFLNKRAQLKKSWEKYGFDVWHVENNIYNRPYKFQLANELSNLGLDSIVEVGCGFGEILVHTNVKTKIGYDIDPKVIQAASEMYDEVTYKVGGLNDITENSFECLLLFNWIHNISEPDLEDSIQRHQGKMKYLVVDQIKQGTPGYQFYHTFNFLLENKFSLLKTISVEKDVRNILIYKSNL
- a CDS encoding glycosyltransferase family 4 protein, whose protein sequence is MAKKTIAFVTYILLHGGAERVLTTLANHLCKKYNVIIITLKDHPSFYPLHPEIQHLHCNLSAESSSSGLNRIREYFNTLQTLKQLIRDNKVDLVVSFMTVVNIFSILAAKQSKLPCIISERNNPVANPPTRFWKILRNLTYRFCSLLIVQTKANGKFYKAFTPAEKVHIVPNPLSKELAAKRIVPRPEKKEIKNILSVGRLDKNKSQDLLIKAFSRVENQGWKVIIVGEGDEEANYRNLAKELAIETQIELVGSQQKIWDFYNHADIFAFTSKSEGFPNALIEALYFGVPSVSTDCPHGPSELIAHGENGFLIPVGSQNKLEYYLEKMMKSEELRTSLSEKALASSKAYEADEIMNIWETHITELLSDR
- a CDS encoding glycosyltransferase family 2 protein → MDLASPKISVVIPVYKVKDTLHQCVDSVIAQTYTNLEIILVNDGSPDSCGAICDEYAKKDDRIKVIHQENQGLSMARNNGIKVATGTYFGCVDSDDYIRPKMYELLLKAMLAHKLQVVECSLQKGESTYFEQEDKVIVEPLDTAFERIVYPGFYNVWNKLYAYDLIKDIQFEKDKIYEDILFLSQVYQKIDKLGFIPLALYYYSQEGESIMRSNYGQKKLDGFWVIKRAMENFFNIAKTPRAKEILRKNYLGNLQYHFHSLLENPHLDPSKDNLKKMRSLIIENSKKPYLNPYIKLINTLPFWGYRMFYKLNKQRLKLRN
- a CDS encoding glycosyltransferase family 2 protein; translation: MKRNDKISVIVPVYKAEKYLHRCVDSILDQTYTNLEVILVDDGSPDLCPQICDDYLKKDERIKVFHQENKGASGARNNGLNNATGDYIAFVDSDDWLDREMYFEMMKLMTTHSQGVVECNLVNRFEDTYKKPEHDRKVEIQDSLTAMTRIIANQDFSACTRLYSRDVIGDLRFKEGVMAEDVYFAVTLIDSIDSLVFISDPFYNYFNLGDSVTRGPYKLKSLDSLEAARFVNEKINNDPKYDSLKSITKRFVTEMLLMNYKGINHNHKVDPKQVHRQQIKKEFAKYVDAENSSISLRIAQYTPVKWYNALVRINRWLKGGAH